The nucleotide window AGCCGACCCCGTTCTGGACGGTGAGGGCCGTGCCCGTGTACTCGGGCGGGCAGTGGCGCGCGGCCAGGGCCGAGAACTGGGGCGAGTCGGAGACCACGAAGAAGCCCCAGACGAGCAGGAAAGCGAGGAGCCCGACCGGCGGCAGAGCGTAGGCGAAGCCGGACAGGGCGCACAGTGTTCCGCTCGCGAGGAGGGAGGCGAGAGCCACATTGCGCTCGCCGATCCCACGCGAGACCCAGCCCCCGACCACACAGCCCACCGTCCCCATGGCCACGGTGGCGAAGGCCACGAGGGGGATCGCGCGCGTCCAGCGGGGCCCGTGCGCCGCGAAGCTGCCCGCCAGGTAGAAGCCCACCAGCGACCAAAGGGCATACAGCTCCCACATGTGACCGAAGTAGCCGAGGGCGGTGTAGCGGAAGGGGCGGTGGGCGAAGACGCGAAACAAGACTCTGGGGTCGAAGCGGGCGCGCTTCGGCAGGTACGGCCCGTCGCCCACCGCGGCCACGATCAAGATGCCGCCCGCCACGGCTGAGGCCGATCCCAAGGATGTGAGCCACCGCCACCCCGCGCTCCCTCCCAGGGCCTGGATCAGGTAGGGGGTGGCAGTTCCCAGCGTGAGCGCGCCCACCATCACCCCGAGCCGCCAGCCGAGGCCGGAGCGAAACCAGGTCGCCACGATCTTCATCCCCACCGGGTAGACGCCGGCCAGGGTCAGCCCGGTCAGGAAGCGGAAGATGAGAGCGGCGGAAAGGCCGTGGGCGAGCCAGGCGAAGCCGGCGTTGCAGGCCGCGCCCAGGAGGGACGAGGTGAGGAACACCCGACGCGCGTTGAACACGTCGGCGACGTTGAAGACGGCGTAGAGCAGGGTGCCGGTAATGAAGCCGAGCTGGACGGCCACGGTCAACCAGGCGCTGGCCGCCTCCCCCAGGCCCCACTCCCGTCGGAGGGCGGGAATGGCGGCCGTCCCCGAGAACCAGGTCGCCGCCGCCAGGAGCACGGCGAGGGACACGACCGCCAACGCGCGGTCGGCTTCTGCTGGCGTCCGCGCGGAGGTGTCGTCTCCCATCGCGCGGCGAGCATCACCTAGACGCGAGGGCGCGTCAATCGTGATGCAGGGCGGGAGTCTGGTTCGAACCCTCCCGAAAGGGGGCGGCCGGAGCCGCCCCCGGACTCAGTGGGTTACTAGAGGGACTGAAGCTTCTTCTTGGCCTCGGGGTAGGACAGCGGTCGCTCGATTCCCACCCATTCGGATGCGACGATCTTCTCGTATGCCTTCTTCGCGTCTTCCTTTTGCCCCAGCTTCTCGTAGGCGCGGGCCAGCAGCAGGGTGTGGAAGGGGTTTTCCGGCTCCGCCTGCTTGAGGTGCTCGACGGCCTGGGCGTATTCGCCCGCCTGGAGCTTCACGTAACCGGCCAGGTAGTGATAGGCGGGCCAATACTGCTTCGCCGGCTCTCCGCCCGCCTCGATCATGCTCCTGACCGCCTCCGCTTCGGCCCACGCTTCCTGATGCTTGCCCTGCCTGGCGAGCACGCGGGCCTTCCCGTGGCGCAGCCGCCCCAGCCACGTCTGCTTCTGGTCCTCGGGCAGCTTGCTTCCGGGCACGCTCTCGTAGCCCTTCTCGTAGTCCTTCATGGCCTCGTCGAGCCGATCGTTCTCCAGGTTGATGCGGGCCATGGCGTTCCAGATGAAGACCTCGGGGAACTGCTGGTCGAGCCCGCCGCTCTTGTACTCGGCCAGGTAGGTGCGGAGCGAATTGAGGGCCGCGTCCACGTTGCCTTCGTACAAATGGCTGAACGTGACCCCGAAACGGATCGCGAAGGGCACCGAGCCTTTGGGCAGGCTCTTCTCGACGGACTCATAGGTGGTGCGAGCCTTGACGTAGCGGCCCTTGAGGAGGTCATCCCCGGCCAGGAAGGCCTCGACCCGGGCCGTCTTGGGTCCGATCTTCTGGCACTTTTCGAAAGCGGCGAGCGCCTTGGCACCCTTGTTGTCGCCGGCGTAGAGCTGTCCGAGGATCACTTGAATTAGCCGCTCGTTGGGGTAGTCCGTGGCCAGGGCCTCCAGGGGCTCGATCGACTTCTTGAAGTCCAATCCCTGGTTGGTGCGCACGTAAGACATGGCCTCGATGAAGCGGCGCTCCCCCTCGGAGGCGTTCTTGGCCAGCACCCGCGACTTCTCATATTCCTTCTCCGCCTCGGGCCCGGGCGTGACGGCCGAGAAGTAGTACTGACCTATGGCGAAGTTGGGGTCGGCGGCCACGAGCTTCTTCGCCAATTCGATGGTTTCGGCGCCGCCCTGGAAGTTCTCGATGCGGAGCTGTAGCTCGGACAGAAGCTTCTTTGCTTCCGGCGACTTGGTGCTCCACTCGAACCGGCGCCCCGCCGGGGTGTCGGCATAGACGGCAGGCAAGACCAAGGTCACGACCGCGACGGCGCATAAGGCACGGATCTTGTTCATGAGTCTCGCTCCCTCGTCCAATTTGGGTGGCCCACTTGGCAAGCCACGGCTTGCAGAACCATACGACGGGGAAGGCTACCCGGTTCCGTACTCGGGCGAAGGTGGATCCTCCAAGCTCTCGTGGGCATTCAAAAAAAGCGATGCTGCCCCCGCCGCCAAAAGGGTGGATTC belongs to Vicinamibacteria bacterium and includes:
- a CDS encoding MFS transporter; the protein is MGDDTSARTPAEADRALAVVSLAVLLAAATWFSGTAAIPALRREWGLGEAASAWLTVAVQLGFITGTLLYAVFNVADVFNARRVFLTSSLLGAACNAGFAWLAHGLSAALIFRFLTGLTLAGVYPVGMKIVATWFRSGLGWRLGVMVGALTLGTATPYLIQALGGSAGWRWLTSLGSASAVAGGILIVAAVGDGPYLPKRARFDPRVLFRVFAHRPFRYTALGYFGHMWELYALWSLVGFYLAGSFAAHGPRWTRAIPLVAFATVAMGTVGCVVGGWVSRGIGERNVALASLLASGTLCALSGFAYALPPVGLLAFLLVWGFFVVSDSPQFSALAARHCPPEYTGTALTVQNGVGFAVTVVSIQLMPWVATLVGWRWAFAFLTAGPALGAFFMWQLPPAPPRA
- a CDS encoding tetratricopeptide repeat protein; translated protein: MNKIRALCAVAVVTLVLPAVYADTPAGRRFEWSTKSPEAKKLLSELQLRIENFQGGAETIELAKKLVAADPNFAIGQYYFSAVTPGPEAEKEYEKSRVLAKNASEGERRFIEAMSYVRTNQGLDFKKSIEPLEALATDYPNERLIQVILGQLYAGDNKGAKALAAFEKCQKIGPKTARVEAFLAGDDLLKGRYVKARTTYESVEKSLPKGSVPFAIRFGVTFSHLYEGNVDAALNSLRTYLAEYKSGGLDQQFPEVFIWNAMARINLENDRLDEAMKDYEKGYESVPGSKLPEDQKQTWLGRLRHGKARVLARQGKHQEAWAEAEAVRSMIEAGGEPAKQYWPAYHYLAGYVKLQAGEYAQAVEHLKQAEPENPFHTLLLARAYEKLGQKEDAKKAYEKIVASEWVGIERPLSYPEAKKKLQSL